A single Paenibacillus sp. FSL R5-0517 DNA region contains:
- a CDS encoding TROVE domain-containing protein, with product MSRAKQLFNQPQPTTRNHGGYGAYERLVEEQYIQMLMTNTLNNTFYADTQQLMDDAMVSHQEMAAVDAGYMARALVYARNEGLMRLQPIYGLALLSKVDADQFAKVFSQVVQTPADLADFLTILRGMGRGQGGRAVKRQVSLFLNGINEYWAIKYNGRGRGYSLGDMIATAHPKPIDMKQQALFRYLRGHEVDLTELPQLQALEELKATPNPASRMHLIEKGKLPYSVVTSIMQPTRTVWEALMSQMPTFALLRHLNAMDRAGVFEKSKNIEFVTRRLTDAEALRKSRILPFRFASAYEMIAREELRDALRQAVELSIGNLPTLLGRTAIFLDRSGSMQGDYLRIGSVLALALYKQTRGNALFWLFDHLVEDARPQMNESILSQAHRIRAQGGTDTGRPVRELRDIGEKVDQIIMITDEQQNEGSPLYAELERYRRMMNPELKAFIVDIAPYQQALVPPRDGKTFYIYGWSETILTYIAETVAGYDTLADRVRAMDI from the coding sequence ATGAGCAGAGCGAAACAATTATTCAATCAACCTCAGCCAACGACACGTAATCATGGGGGCTACGGAGCCTATGAGCGATTGGTGGAGGAACAATATATACAGATGTTGATGACCAATACATTGAACAATACGTTCTATGCCGATACCCAGCAACTGATGGACGACGCGATGGTCAGTCATCAGGAGATGGCTGCGGTCGATGCAGGGTATATGGCGCGGGCACTGGTCTATGCTCGTAATGAAGGTTTGATGCGATTACAGCCTATATATGGGCTGGCACTATTGTCCAAAGTGGACGCGGATCAGTTTGCAAAGGTGTTCTCTCAAGTCGTACAGACACCGGCTGACTTGGCTGATTTTCTGACCATTCTGAGAGGAATGGGTCGAGGGCAGGGCGGTCGAGCAGTGAAGCGTCAGGTGAGTCTCTTTTTGAACGGGATCAATGAATACTGGGCGATCAAATACAACGGACGCGGGCGAGGATACAGTCTGGGTGATATGATCGCTACAGCACACCCCAAACCGATAGATATGAAGCAGCAAGCTTTGTTTCGTTATTTGCGCGGGCATGAGGTGGATCTTACGGAACTGCCGCAGTTGCAAGCGCTGGAAGAACTGAAAGCTACGCCCAACCCCGCAAGCCGGATGCATCTGATCGAGAAAGGTAAACTTCCATACTCGGTGGTCACCTCGATCATGCAACCGACACGCACGGTGTGGGAGGCGTTAATGTCACAAATGCCGACCTTTGCGTTGCTGCGTCATCTGAACGCAATGGATCGGGCAGGGGTTTTTGAGAAATCGAAAAATATAGAATTTGTTACACGTCGTCTAACGGATGCGGAGGCCCTACGTAAGTCACGAATACTGCCTTTCCGATTCGCCAGTGCGTATGAAATGATTGCGAGGGAAGAGCTGCGGGATGCTTTGCGACAAGCGGTGGAGCTATCCATTGGCAACCTGCCAACGCTGTTGGGAAGAACGGCTATTTTCCTGGATCGTTCCGGTTCCATGCAAGGGGATTATTTACGCATTGGTTCGGTGCTGGCGCTGGCGCTTTATAAACAAACGAGAGGTAACGCACTGTTCTGGTTATTCGACCATTTGGTTGAGGATGCTCGGCCGCAGATGAATGAAAGCATTCTTTCTCAAGCTCATCGGATTCGCGCACAAGGTGGAACAGATACAGGTCGACCCGTGCGGGAACTTCGGGATATTGGAGAGAAAGTGGATCAGATCATTATGATCACCGATGAACAGCAGAATGAAGGCAGTCCGTTATATGCTGAGCTTGAGCGATATCGTCGGATGATGAATCCGGAGCTAAAGGCATTTATTGTGGATATAGCACCTTATCAGCAGGCACTGGTACCACCACGGGATGGCAAAACCTTTTACATCTATGGTTGGAGTGAAACGATATTGACGTATATTGCCGAGACTGTGGCCGGATATGATACACTCGCGGACCGGGTTAGAGCGATGGATATTTAA
- a CDS encoding nucleotidyltransferase domain-containing protein: MTYVHEEMKDTIREQLRQIEQEEKVRIIYACESGSRAWGFPSQDSDYDVRFLYVRPLEWYLSIEDRRDVIERPISDQLDINGWDLRKALKLFRKSNPPLLEWLQSPIQYDEQYNVAQHIRALSPLTFSPKSCMYHYLNMAKGNFRDYLQGERVKIKKYFYVLRPLLACGWIERYDAMPPMAFEELVQELIPANTPLYTEILELLRRKKAGEELDLEPQLPAIQTFLAEKIEHFEQLAGQLVNEQVIQYEELDRIFRLALQEVWGEGE; encoded by the coding sequence ATGACCTATGTTCATGAAGAAATGAAAGATACGATCAGAGAACAGCTGAGGCAGATTGAACAGGAGGAGAAGGTACGAATCATCTATGCCTGTGAATCAGGCAGCCGGGCGTGGGGGTTTCCTTCACAGGATAGTGATTATGATGTGCGTTTTCTGTATGTGAGACCGCTGGAATGGTACTTGTCGATTGAGGATCGAAGGGATGTTATTGAACGCCCGATCAGTGATCAGCTCGATATCAATGGTTGGGATCTGCGCAAGGCGTTGAAGCTGTTTCGCAAATCAAATCCGCCCCTGTTGGAGTGGTTGCAATCCCCCATCCAGTATGATGAACAATACAACGTGGCACAGCATATCCGTGCACTTTCACCGTTGACCTTCTCGCCCAAGTCCTGCATGTATCATTATCTGAATATGGCGAAGGGCAATTTCCGGGATTATTTACAAGGTGAGCGAGTGAAGATCAAAAAGTATTTCTATGTTCTACGTCCATTGCTCGCTTGTGGATGGATCGAACGTTATGATGCGATGCCACCGATGGCATTCGAAGAGCTGGTGCAAGAACTTATACCTGCGAATACACCGCTGTATACGGAGATTCTTGAATTGCTACGCCGTAAAAAGGCGGGCGAGGAACTGGATCTGGAGCCGCAGTTGCCGGCAATACAGACTTTTTTGGCGGAGAAGATCGAGCATTTTGAACAACTGGCCGGACAGCTGGTTAATGAGCAGGTGATTCAATATGAAGAATTGGATCGAATTTTCCGTTTGGCATTGCAGGAGGTGTGGGGCGAAGGGGAATAA
- a CDS encoding RidA family protein has translation MTTTQIYSHGVPWEEAFSVAQGYSVNGMIYIAGQFSHDMQGTFIGVDDIEAQVRQILDNLDRVLAGFNVTKSNIAELEIFLVHPQEHLEPCVAVYKEYIGTHRPAVTMVGTSGLAFPHQLVEIRAVAHTN, from the coding sequence ATGACTACAACTCAAATCTATAGCCACGGTGTACCGTGGGAAGAAGCATTCAGCGTGGCTCAGGGATACAGCGTTAACGGTATGATCTACATTGCAGGGCAATTTTCGCATGATATGCAGGGGACGTTCATTGGTGTGGATGATATTGAAGCACAGGTTCGCCAGATACTGGATAACCTGGATCGCGTACTCGCAGGATTCAACGTGACCAAGTCGAACATTGCTGAACTGGAGATTTTCTTGGTTCATCCTCAAGAGCATCTTGAGCCATGTGTTGCCGTGTACAAAGAGTACATTGGTACGCATCGTCCGGCTGTCACAATGGTTGGGACATCGGGGCTGGCCTTCCCTCATCAACTGGTTGAGATTCGTGCGGTTGCACATACCAACTGA
- a CDS encoding WXG100 family type VII secretion target: MTRIIVTPEQLHAISNQFAQASEHSRSMINNLSRHISTLQDQWSGITQERFFQNFQVAHRQMERFSSSVSAIGTELHTIATRFSQADQSQEHGVQTSSSQSTSGKDVKTTLSDIYDQGSKSWNKMNGIHGNVGLIGTGLYSAMATSMVLSKTVHFKVDPRNSSRAKIHNAPWVKGKGNSFLSNMARKLDKQFRSPGLVMKGLKGFDRLAGKLKVGDIGLGFNKANSFGQWTRNVIAGVNKGQYGMKISKIPTMISKKLFPINVGLNVWDEGVKTVSKYKEGTLTKTDLAVSTSNIVIKSASAGAGAIVGGTLLSFAGPAGTAVGAYVGGAIGSYAGKHIASAAEKGIRWVSKLFK, encoded by the coding sequence GTGACCAGGATTATTGTAACGCCTGAGCAGCTTCATGCAATTTCCAACCAATTTGCTCAAGCTTCGGAACATAGTCGTAGCATGATTAACAATTTAAGCAGACATATAAGTACGTTACAGGACCAGTGGTCAGGAATCACACAGGAGCGTTTCTTTCAGAACTTTCAGGTGGCTCATCGGCAAATGGAGAGATTTTCTAGCTCAGTCTCTGCGATCGGCACGGAACTACATACCATCGCAACTCGTTTCTCACAAGCGGATCAATCTCAAGAGCATGGTGTACAGACCAGTTCAAGCCAATCCACTTCTGGGAAAGATGTAAAAACGACGCTATCGGATATATATGATCAAGGAAGTAAGTCTTGGAATAAAATGAATGGGATTCATGGAAATGTAGGCCTGATTGGAACAGGACTATATTCTGCTATGGCTACATCCATGGTACTCTCCAAAACGGTTCATTTCAAAGTAGATCCCCGGAACTCCAGCCGTGCCAAAATCCATAATGCTCCTTGGGTGAAGGGAAAGGGGAATTCCTTTCTGAGTAACATGGCACGGAAACTGGATAAACAATTCCGCAGCCCGGGTCTGGTTATGAAAGGATTGAAGGGTTTCGATCGACTTGCAGGTAAATTAAAAGTAGGTGATATCGGGCTTGGTTTCAACAAAGCCAACAGCTTCGGTCAATGGACCCGGAATGTTATTGCTGGTGTGAATAAAGGTCAATACGGTATGAAGATTTCCAAAATACCTACAATGATAAGCAAAAAACTGTTCCCTATCAACGTAGGACTTAATGTTTGGGATGAAGGGGTTAAAACGGTTTCCAAGTATAAGGAAGGAACATTAACCAAAACAGATCTCGCCGTGTCCACATCGAATATCGTGATCAAGTCTGCCTCTGCAGGAGCGGGGGCTATTGTTGGCGGGACCCTATTATCGTTTGCCGGGCCTGCAGGAACAGCAGTTGGAGCTTATGTAGGTGGAGCTATAGGTAGTTACGCAGGAAAACATATAGCATCAGCGGCTGAAAAAGGAATTCGATGGGTTAGTAAACTCTTCAAGTAA
- a CDS encoding AEC family transporter, with translation MIADIMLEVVLPVFLLIAVGSWMQKVFKLDLYTLAKINFYCITPAAVFMSMYHSDMSGELLGTVTLFYAIYVLILYIIGSVVSRSLRMNKGMKAAFNNSIMLDNAGNYGLPINALVFRGDPLASSIQALVMSLQALLTFTYGVLSIQGAKLKGNYRAVIIGFLKMPVPYALLLGILFHMWKLPLPTFLSMPLTYAQQSMVAVALLTLGAQIVKYPIRLYRLDVYISTFLRLLIGPAIGISIVLMLGLEGIAAQALIIASGMPTGVNASILAEEYDNEPDFAAQTVLISTLLNIITITALISYAKTF, from the coding sequence ATGATTGCAGACATCATGCTTGAAGTCGTCCTACCCGTTTTTCTCCTGATCGCCGTCGGATCCTGGATGCAAAAGGTGTTCAAGCTGGACTTGTACACCCTCGCCAAAATCAATTTCTATTGTATTACCCCCGCAGCCGTCTTTATGAGCATGTATCACTCGGATATGTCGGGCGAATTGCTCGGGACTGTGACATTATTTTACGCAATCTATGTATTGATTCTCTATATTATAGGTTCAGTCGTTTCCCGTTCTCTCCGGATGAATAAAGGCATGAAGGCTGCCTTCAACAACAGTATTATGCTGGATAACGCAGGCAACTATGGACTGCCTATCAATGCACTGGTATTCCGCGGCGATCCACTCGCCTCTTCCATTCAGGCGCTGGTCATGTCTTTACAGGCATTACTGACATTCACCTATGGCGTGTTGTCCATTCAGGGCGCGAAGCTCAAGGGTAATTACCGTGCGGTGATTATTGGATTTCTTAAAATGCCCGTTCCTTATGCGCTCTTGTTGGGGATTCTGTTTCACATGTGGAAGCTTCCCTTGCCGACGTTTCTGTCCATGCCACTGACCTATGCGCAGCAAAGTATGGTTGCCGTAGCGTTACTGACACTAGGGGCGCAGATTGTAAAATACCCCATCCGGCTGTACCGTCTTGATGTGTATATTAGCACATTTTTGCGACTCCTGATCGGCCCCGCGATCGGGATTTCGATTGTGCTCATGTTAGGGTTGGAAGGCATTGCTGCACAGGCTCTCATCATCGCTTCGGGTATGCCTACAGGTGTCAACGCATCCATCCTGGCGGAAGAATACGATAACGAACCTGATTTTGCAGCCCAGACGGTGCTGATCTCAACGCTCTTGAACATCATCACGATTACCGCACTGATCTCTTATGCCAAAACGTTCTAG
- a CDS encoding mismatch-specific DNA-glycosylase: MIPDHLDVGLSILFIGFNPSITSGETGHHYAYKGNRFWRILEQSGLTPRLYDAQEDGELLKLGYGFTNIVARPTRGVEDITKEEYAEGRQILRQKLEDYRPDIACFVGKGVYTQYSKRSKVQWGFQDDPVVKEIQEFVAPSSSGLVRMSMDEIVAIYSQLADFVADKNREN, encoded by the coding sequence ATGATTCCAGATCATCTGGATGTTGGTTTATCGATATTGTTTATTGGCTTCAATCCGAGCATTACGTCTGGAGAGACGGGTCATCATTATGCGTACAAAGGCAACCGGTTCTGGCGCATTCTTGAACAGTCGGGATTAACGCCGCGTTTATATGATGCACAAGAGGATGGAGAGTTGCTGAAGCTGGGGTACGGATTCACCAATATCGTGGCCCGCCCTACCAGAGGCGTGGAAGATATTACGAAGGAAGAGTACGCAGAAGGACGCCAGATTTTGCGGCAAAAGCTGGAGGACTACCGGCCGGACATCGCCTGTTTTGTAGGAAAAGGGGTATACACCCAGTACAGCAAACGTTCCAAAGTGCAGTGGGGATTTCAGGATGATCCGGTCGTCAAGGAAATTCAGGAATTCGTCGCTCCATCGTCCAGTGGACTCGTGCGCATGTCGATGGATGAGATTGTGGCGATCTATTCACAGCTTGCTGATTTTGTTGCGGACAAGAACAGGGAGAATTAA
- a CDS encoding sigma-70 family RNA polymerase sigma factor → MTQQIPEEELIERIIAGDKQLFSVLVDRYKNKVYGIMRGMGASHPDAQDLAQDTFIRIYRYLPSRREGSSFSSWVYTIAVNRMRDFIREKKPVMSPVDQGIEPVSNETPEKRVLHKEMQREIYRHLEQLPDSYGLVLLLKYTNELSYEEIADVTGLSSTKVRNALYRGKKTLRKQMERKGGLATYEAYFKG, encoded by the coding sequence ATGACTCAACAGATACCGGAGGAGGAGCTTATTGAGCGCATTATTGCAGGGGATAAGCAGTTGTTCTCTGTGCTAGTAGATCGATATAAAAATAAAGTCTACGGCATTATGCGCGGAATGGGTGCGAGTCATCCGGATGCCCAGGATCTCGCTCAGGATACGTTTATTCGTATCTATCGTTATCTCCCGTCGAGGCGGGAGGGAAGCAGTTTCTCGTCGTGGGTGTACACCATTGCAGTGAATCGGATGCGGGATTTTATACGGGAAAAGAAACCTGTGATGTCTCCAGTCGATCAGGGGATTGAACCTGTCAGTAACGAGACACCGGAAAAGCGTGTGCTGCATAAAGAGATGCAGCGTGAAATATATCGACATCTCGAACAGTTGCCTGATTCGTATGGGCTGGTGTTATTACTGAAGTACACAAACGAGTTGAGCTATGAAGAGATTGCGGATGTTACGGGTTTGAGTTCAACCAAAGTGCGTAACGCCCTTTATCGCGGGAAAAAAACGCTAAGGAAGCAAATGGAACGCAAAGGAGGTTTAGCTACGTATGAAGCCTATTTCAAAGGATGA
- a CDS encoding LacI family DNA-binding transcriptional regulator produces the protein MSRKVSIQTLADQLGLSKYAVSRALSGKTGVSEATRARVLELARALGYRQSTPGATNSSTAANHADPSDPPFVLICMNQLNRGEPHYWQRVLSGMISACNERGWHHAIVSPSLGVMDENTSPEKAIAPHLDWERCAGIIVMGAFPHTVLQRLSQTGRPIILVDHQEPLLNCDTISHDNLEAGITVARYLMSMNCRRIGLITDDGRAASFAQRKIGIELALNHFHVDTSHTTSFREWNIPYENGEWVNQLATSIQNMPGDERPDAWIGVNDDIALQWMHKLQEMGISTPKDCLVIGIDNVHSAVTSSPPLTTVNLCKEELGQRAVEALQRRIERPGTPKETVMLSTTLIPRESA, from the coding sequence ATGTCACGCAAAGTATCCATTCAGACGCTGGCTGACCAGCTCGGATTATCCAAATATGCCGTCTCCCGCGCACTCAGTGGCAAGACGGGTGTCAGTGAAGCGACACGTGCTCGGGTACTGGAACTCGCCAGGGCTTTGGGATATCGCCAAAGTACGCCGGGGGCTACTAACAGTTCTACTGCCGCAAACCATGCAGATCCGTCCGATCCCCCGTTTGTTCTCATATGCATGAATCAGCTTAACCGCGGTGAACCCCACTACTGGCAACGTGTTCTGTCAGGCATGATCTCCGCTTGTAATGAACGTGGTTGGCATCATGCCATTGTATCTCCCTCACTCGGAGTGATGGACGAGAACACCTCTCCCGAAAAAGCTATTGCTCCTCATTTGGACTGGGAACGTTGTGCAGGAATTATTGTCATGGGTGCTTTTCCTCATACGGTTCTGCAACGCCTCTCTCAGACGGGTCGGCCTATTATACTCGTAGATCATCAGGAGCCGCTGCTGAATTGTGATACGATCAGCCATGATAATCTGGAAGCTGGCATTACTGTTGCGAGATATCTAATGTCTATGAATTGCCGACGGATCGGACTCATCACAGATGATGGGCGTGCTGCAAGCTTCGCGCAGCGGAAGATCGGGATTGAGTTGGCCTTGAATCATTTCCATGTGGATACCAGTCATACGACCAGCTTCAGAGAATGGAATATTCCGTATGAGAACGGGGAATGGGTTAATCAGTTAGCCACTAGCATTCAAAACATGCCAGGTGACGAACGTCCCGATGCCTGGATTGGTGTTAATGATGATATTGCCTTGCAGTGGATGCACAAATTACAGGAGATGGGCATCTCCACACCGAAAGATTGCCTTGTCATCGGTATCGACAATGTACATTCTGCAGTGACTTCCTCCCCACCCCTGACAACGGTTAATCTGTGCAAAGAGGAGCTTGGACAACGTGCGGTTGAAGCTTTACAACGCCGGATCGAACGCCCGGGAACTCCGAAAGAAACGGTGATGTTATCGACTACGTTAATTCCAAGGGAATCGGCGTAA
- a CDS encoding glycoside hydrolase family 125 protein, whose protein sequence is MEQFRLPKIPMPHLELPQAVQDILTEADERLQHRPRLLTQFRNCFPNTLETTTKLHDDGTTFVITGDIPAMWLRDSVEQVMHYVPLAKHDEKLQRIIGGLIKKHTFYADKDIYANAFNETANGWHWDANDETQMSPWVWERKFELDSLCFSMKLAYTYWRETELTDIFDERFKSVMENIVEMWETEQHHGERSTYRFMRRNCPAHDTLRNEGLGMPVNYTGMIWSGFRPSDDACDFHYNIPANMFAAVTLRQMGEVAKWVFRDEQLVSRMARLEEDIRHGISLYGTYRHPEYGQIYAYETDGYGNFCLMDDAGTPGLMSIPYMEYASVEDAVYQNTRRFILSRENPFYYEGKAAKGIGSPHTPPGYIWHMALSMQGLTADNDEEMLAMIELLENTDADTGYMHEGFHADDPNTFTRPWFAWSNSLFSQLVYKAMKKGIL, encoded by the coding sequence ATGGAACAGTTCAGATTACCGAAAATCCCTATGCCGCATCTGGAGTTGCCACAAGCTGTGCAGGATATTCTGACTGAGGCGGACGAGCGTTTGCAACATCGGCCGAGATTATTGACTCAGTTTCGTAATTGTTTTCCCAATACGTTGGAAACGACCACGAAGCTGCATGATGATGGGACAACCTTTGTGATTACTGGGGATATTCCTGCCATGTGGTTAAGGGATTCGGTAGAGCAGGTCATGCATTATGTTCCACTTGCGAAGCATGACGAGAAGTTACAGCGAATCATCGGAGGCCTGATCAAAAAACATACATTTTATGCTGATAAGGATATCTATGCCAATGCGTTCAATGAAACGGCGAATGGATGGCATTGGGATGCCAATGATGAGACGCAGATGTCACCATGGGTGTGGGAACGGAAGTTTGAGCTGGATTCTCTATGTTTCTCCATGAAGCTGGCTTATACATATTGGCGGGAGACGGAACTGACGGATATATTTGACGAGCGCTTCAAGAGCGTAATGGAAAATATTGTAGAAATGTGGGAGACAGAACAGCATCACGGAGAGCGTTCAACTTACCGGTTCATGCGTCGCAATTGTCCAGCCCATGATACGCTGCGTAATGAGGGGTTGGGTATGCCTGTGAATTATACGGGGATGATCTGGTCCGGATTCCGTCCGAGTGATGATGCCTGTGATTTTCATTATAATATTCCGGCGAACATGTTCGCTGCGGTAACCTTGCGCCAGATGGGGGAAGTCGCGAAGTGGGTGTTCCGGGATGAACAACTGGTGAGCCGGATGGCTCGATTGGAGGAAGACATTCGACATGGCATTTCTCTGTACGGTACTTATCGTCATCCAGAGTATGGACAGATCTATGCCTATGAGACGGACGGTTACGGCAACTTTTGTCTGATGGATGATGCGGGCACGCCTGGGCTGATGTCCATCCCGTATATGGAGTATGCTTCGGTGGAGGATGCTGTGTATCAGAACACACGCCGATTTATTTTGAGTAGGGAGAATCCGTTCTACTATGAAGGGAAGGCAGCCAAAGGGATCGGTAGCCCGCACACCCCGCCGGGATACATCTGGCACATGGCGTTATCCATGCAGGGTCTGACCGCAGACAATGACGAGGAAATGCTGGCCATGATTGAATTGCTGGAGAACACGGATGCGGATACGGGATATATGCATGAAGGCTTCCACGCTGATGATCCCAACACGTTCACCAGACCATGGTTTGCTTGGTCCAACAGCCTGTTCTCGCAACTGGTGTATAAGGCAATGAAGAAAGGGATTTTATAA
- a CDS encoding Gfo/Idh/MocA family oxidoreductase, translating into MSHPYRVIIAGCGAMANTWADYALQRPDTEIVGLVDLYEQTAIAFATRHGLTCPTFTDIREAIQATGANIVFDVTIPASHYGIAMTALKEGCHVFGEKPLAESFSDCTDIVQTSRSTGHIQAVMQNRRFDPRIRAYQHLISGGAIGQVGYAGADFFIGPHFGGFRDLMDSPLLLDMAIHTFDQARYILGANPVSVYCHEFNPPGSWYQGNAMALCIFEMSDGSVFNYRGSWCAEGVPTSWEASWRVIGEKGTAIWDGHDDIYAEVVAAQSLDADGKPSFFQPSERIEAELPVMDKTGHHGCLEDMFAALESGRLPETDCSDNQFSMAMVLASLESARTGQKVFIADLLKNT; encoded by the coding sequence ATGAGTCATCCTTATCGGGTAATTATCGCTGGCTGCGGTGCCATGGCAAACACGTGGGCGGACTATGCCTTGCAAAGGCCGGATACAGAAATCGTCGGGCTGGTTGATCTGTATGAACAGACAGCCATTGCTTTTGCTACAAGACACGGCCTCACCTGCCCTACGTTCACCGATATCCGCGAGGCCATTCAAGCGACTGGCGCGAATATCGTATTCGATGTCACGATTCCGGCGAGTCATTACGGCATTGCCATGACAGCGCTGAAGGAGGGATGTCATGTATTTGGCGAGAAACCTCTCGCAGAGTCCTTCTCCGACTGCACAGATATTGTGCAAACCTCTCGCAGTACAGGACATATTCAAGCCGTGATGCAGAATCGTCGGTTCGATCCACGTATCCGCGCCTATCAGCATCTCATTTCCGGCGGAGCTATAGGGCAAGTTGGTTACGCAGGAGCCGACTTCTTCATCGGGCCTCACTTCGGGGGATTCCGGGATCTGATGGATAGCCCACTGCTGCTCGATATGGCTATACATACGTTTGATCAGGCACGCTATATTCTCGGAGCCAACCCGGTATCAGTGTACTGCCACGAGTTCAATCCTCCAGGTTCCTGGTATCAGGGCAATGCGATGGCGTTATGTATATTTGAGATGTCTGACGGGTCCGTATTCAACTATCGCGGTTCCTGGTGCGCGGAGGGTGTACCCACATCATGGGAAGCAAGCTGGCGCGTAATCGGTGAAAAAGGGACCGCCATCTGGGATGGTCATGATGACATCTATGCTGAGGTGGTCGCCGCGCAAAGTCTGGATGCTGACGGCAAACCATCCTTTTTCCAGCCAAGTGAGCGGATCGAAGCGGAATTGCCTGTCATGGACAAAACAGGTCATCATGGCTGCCTCGAAGACATGTTCGCTGCACTCGAATCAGGTCGATTGCCTGAAACGGATTGCAGTGATAACCAGTTCAGCATGGCTATGGTCCTGGCATCCCTCGAAAGCGCACGCACAGGCCAGAAAGTGTTCATCGCCGATCTGCTGAAAAACACATAG
- a CDS encoding sugar phosphate isomerase/epimerase codes for MNKSLRIGTLVGGQDAVRVIPQIMQHGFESFNLTFWQTTGDLDLAETAKRVREIVDEQGIVISAVSVFGNPLTGAGDNADTLASWERVIDHAQLFGADIVSGFTGRLTDQPINESIPRFKEVFGELARRAADRGVRIAFENCDMGGTWQTGDWNIAHNPTAWEMMFDAVPDENVGLEWEPCHQMSSLIDPIPQLRKWAHKVFHVHGKDATIAWDIVKEYGVHGPREFVWHRTPGFGDNNWADIITILRQNGYQGTIDIEGWHDPVYKDELEMTGQVHALRYLKQCRGGDFVPNPV; via the coding sequence ATGAATAAATCATTACGCATCGGTACCCTTGTAGGCGGGCAGGACGCCGTCCGTGTTATCCCGCAGATCATGCAACATGGCTTCGAATCATTTAACCTGACCTTCTGGCAAACCACTGGTGATCTGGACCTGGCAGAGACAGCCAAACGTGTCCGTGAAATCGTGGACGAACAAGGTATTGTCATCTCTGCGGTGAGTGTATTTGGTAACCCGCTCACGGGAGCCGGGGACAACGCCGATACACTAGCAAGCTGGGAGCGGGTCATTGATCATGCACAGCTCTTCGGTGCAGATATTGTCTCCGGATTCACCGGACGATTAACCGATCAACCCATTAACGAGTCCATCCCCCGGTTCAAGGAAGTATTTGGCGAACTGGCACGCCGGGCAGCAGACCGGGGTGTACGCATTGCTTTTGAAAACTGTGATATGGGTGGCACCTGGCAGACAGGTGACTGGAACATTGCCCATAACCCGACGGCTTGGGAGATGATGTTCGATGCTGTCCCAGATGAAAATGTTGGTCTGGAGTGGGAGCCTTGCCACCAAATGTCCAGCCTGATCGATCCGATTCCACAGCTGCGCAAATGGGCTCACAAAGTGTTCCACGTACACGGCAAAGATGCCACGATTGCCTGGGATATTGTCAAGGAATACGGCGTACACGGCCCACGTGAATTTGTCTGGCACCGCACACCCGGCTTCGGGGATAACAACTGGGCAGACATCATCACCATTCTGCGTCAGAACGGTTACCAGGGCACGATTGATATTGAAGGCTGGCATGATCCCGTCTACAAAGACGAACTCGAAATGACAGGACAGGTACATGCTTTGCGGTATTTGAAACAATGTCGCGGCGGCGATTTTGTGCCCAATCCGGTATAA